In Miniphocaeibacter halophilus, the following proteins share a genomic window:
- the lepA gene encoding translation elongation factor 4, with amino-acid sequence MNIKKSNIRNFSIIAHIDHGKSTLADRLIEETGMLTKREMESQVLDSMDLERERGITIKLKAVKLFYKSLDGEEYILNLIDTPGHVDFNYEVSRSLAACEGAVLIVDATQGVEAQTLANVYLAIDQDLEILPVINKIDLPSADIEYAKNEIEEIIGLDASNIPEISAKEGINIVDVLEDIVNNIPAPEGNDSNPLKALIFDSYYDSYKGVISYVRVFEGVIKPGMNIKMMSTGKEFEVTEVGYTAHSSVVTDKIIAGDVGYVVASIKNVEDSRVGDTITDADNPTDEALPGYKKVTPMVYCGIYPAEGEEFTAIREALEKLQVNDASLTFEPESSVALGFGFRCGFLGLLHMEIIQERLEREFDLNIITTAPSVIYKVTTKTGEMLNIQNPSNLPEPTEIEYMEEPIVDANIMAPKDYVGVIMELCQNKRGTFINMEYLDEKRVNINYTLPLNEVIYDFFDALKSKTKGYASLDYELKGYEVSELVKLDILINGELVDAFSLIVHSEKAYERARIIVERLKEEIPRHQFAIPIQASIGSKIIARETVRALRKDVLAKCYGGDISRKRKLLEKQKEGKKRMRQIGSVEVPQQAFLSVLKYDED; translated from the coding sequence ATGAATATAAAAAAATCAAATATAAGAAATTTTTCAATAATTGCACATATTGATCACGGTAAGTCCACTTTGGCTGATAGGTTAATTGAAGAAACAGGAATGTTAACTAAACGAGAAATGGAAAGTCAAGTATTAGATAGCATGGACTTAGAAAGAGAAAGAGGTATTACAATAAAATTAAAGGCTGTAAAACTATTTTATAAGTCTTTAGATGGTGAAGAATATATATTAAATTTAATTGATACTCCTGGTCATGTTGATTTTAACTATGAGGTATCTAGAAGTTTAGCTGCTTGTGAAGGAGCTGTCTTAATTGTAGATGCAACACAAGGAGTGGAAGCTCAAACATTGGCAAATGTATATTTAGCCATTGACCAAGATTTAGAAATTCTTCCTGTAATTAATAAAATTGATTTACCTTCTGCCGATATTGAATATGCTAAAAATGAAATAGAGGAAATTATAGGATTAGATGCTTCTAATATCCCTGAAATTTCAGCTAAGGAAGGAATTAATATAGTAGATGTTTTAGAGGATATAGTAAATAATATACCAGCACCAGAAGGAAATGATTCTAATCCACTAAAAGCTTTAATTTTTGATTCATATTATGATTCATATAAGGGCGTAATCTCATATGTTAGAGTTTTTGAAGGTGTAATAAAACCAGGTATGAATATTAAAATGATGTCTACGGGAAAAGAATTTGAAGTAACGGAAGTTGGTTATACTGCTCATTCTAGTGTAGTAACCGATAAGATTATAGCAGGAGATGTAGGATACGTTGTAGCTAGTATTAAAAATGTAGAAGACTCAAGAGTTGGTGATACTATTACCGATGCTGACAATCCAACTGATGAAGCTTTGCCTGGCTATAAAAAAGTAACTCCTATGGTATATTGTGGTATATATCCTGCTGAGGGTGAGGAATTTACAGCTATTCGAGAAGCATTGGAAAAATTACAGGTTAACGATGCATCATTAACTTTTGAACCAGAATCATCTGTAGCCCTTGGGTTTGGTTTTAGATGTGGTTTCTTAGGATTATTACATATGGAAATAATTCAAGAACGATTAGAAAGAGAATTTGATCTTAATATTATAACTACTGCACCATCTGTTATTTATAAAGTTACTACAAAAACTGGAGAAATGTTAAATATACAAAATCCAAGTAATCTTCCAGAACCTACTGAAATAGAGTATATGGAAGAACCAATAGTAGATGCAAATATTATGGCTCCAAAAGATTATGTTGGTGTAATAATGGAATTATGCCAAAATAAACGTGGTACTTTTATAAATATGGAGTATTTAGATGAAAAAAGAGTAAATATAAACTACACTTTACCTTTAAATGAGGTTATTTATGACTTTTTTGATGCCTTAAAATCAAAAACAAAAGGATACGCATCATTGGACTATGAATTAAAGGGTTATGAAGTTTCTGAATTAGTAAAATTAGATATATTAATTAACGGAGAACTTGTAGATGCCTTTTCATTGATTGTTCATAGTGAAAAAGCCTATGAAAGGGCTAGGATTATTGTTGAGAGACTTAAAGAAGAAATACCTCGTCATCAATTTGCAATTCCTATTCAAGCTTCAATAGGTTCTAAAATAATAGCTAGGGAAACAGTAAGAGCATTAAGAAAAGATGTTCTAGCAAAATGTTATGGTGGAGATATTTCTCGTAAAAGAAAATTATTAGAAAAACAAAAAGAAGGAAAGAAAAGAATGAGACAGATCGGTTCAGTTGAAGTTCCACAACAAGCCTTCTTGTCTGTATTGAAATA
- the lepB gene encoding signal peptidase I: MNKNNKEKSEFLEWIFLIVFTLALAILINTFVLSLTIVKGSSMEPTLKTNDRLLINKISFLVDNIEYGDIVEFHNPYNKNDENYIKRVIALEGDIVEIIENRVYVNQNLLDENYTSTKGETKIKSEYYWEIQEDEVFVLGDNRPKSEDSRAFGPIKKNSIVGIAFFRFYPFNKFGSLNIN; encoded by the coding sequence ATGAATAAAAATAACAAAGAAAAATCCGAATTTTTAGAATGGATTTTCCTTATTGTCTTTACATTGGCCCTAGCTATACTAATAAACACTTTTGTTCTAAGTTTAACTATAGTAAAGGGTTCAAGTATGGAACCTACTCTAAAAACAAATGATAGATTATTAATTAATAAAATAAGTTTTTTAGTAGATAATATAGAATATGGCGATATTGTAGAATTCCATAATCCCTATAATAAAAATGATGAAAATTATATAAAAAGAGTTATTGCTTTAGAAGGTGATATTGTAGAGATTATAGAAAACAGGGTATATGTAAATCAAAATTTACTTGATGAAAATTATACAAGTACCAAAGGAGAAACAAAAATAAAATCTGAATATTATTGGGAAATACAGGAAGATGAAGTTTTTGTATTAGGCGACAATAGACCAAAAAGTGAAGATAGTAGGGCTTTTGGACCAATTAAAAAAAATTCAATAGTAGGTATTGCTTTTTTTAGATTTTATCCTTTCAATAAATTTGGAAGTTTAAATATTAATTAG
- the lepB gene encoding signal peptidase I, with amino-acid sequence MNNTKKVKSEFFEWIIMIIVAIVLALIIRYFILSSTLVNGSSMEPTLKTNDRLLVNRISFMIDDLEYGDIVEFHNPNNEKEDFIKRVIATEGDTVEIKNNIVYVNNQPLNENYTSTENGFTTFGAESYWEIEKDEVFVLGDNRPNSNDSRAFGPIKKDSIVGIAFFRFYPFSKIGLLK; translated from the coding sequence ATGAATAATACAAAAAAAGTTAAATCTGAGTTTTTTGAATGGATTATTATGATTATTGTAGCAATAGTTCTAGCTTTAATTATTAGATATTTCATTTTAAGTTCTACTTTAGTAAATGGTTCAAGTATGGAACCTACTTTAAAAACAAATGATAGGCTACTTGTAAATAGAATAAGTTTTATGATTGATGATTTAGAATACGGAGACATAGTTGAGTTTCATAATCCGAATAATGAAAAAGAAGACTTTATAAAAAGAGTAATCGCCACAGAAGGTGATACGGTAGAAATAAAAAATAATATTGTCTATGTTAATAACCAACCTTTAAATGAAAATTATACCAGTACTGAAAATGGTTTTACAACATTTGGAGCAGAATCTTATTGGGAAATAGAAAAAGATGAGGTTTTTGTATTAGGAGATAATAGGCCAAACAGCAATGACAGTCGTGCCTTTGGACCAATAAAAAAAGATTCTATAGTTGGAATAGCTTTTTTTAGATTCTATCCTTTTTCAAAAATAGGATTATTAAAATAA
- the rpsT gene encoding 30S ribosomal protein S20, with protein MANIKSAIKRIDVTKRQTLENKARKSEIKTYVKKFEDAISSDDFDEAKSLLKVIDKKLKKATSKNVLHKNTASRQLSKLSKKLNSSK; from the coding sequence ATGGCAAATATTAAATCAGCAATTAAAAGAATTGATGTTACTAAAAGACAGACCTTAGAAAATAAAGCAAGAAAATCTGAAATTAAAACTTATGTTAAAAAATTTGAAGATGCTATTTCTTCTGATGATTTTGATGAAGCAAAAAGCTTATTAAAAGTTATAGATAAAAAATTAAAGAAGGCTACTTCAAAAAATGTTCTTCATAAAAATACAGCTTCTAGACAATTAAGTAAACTTTCAAAAAAATTGAATTCATCTAAATAG
- the holA gene encoding DNA polymerase III subunit delta: MKKNIYLIYGEEKFLIDKYNEEIINKTLIKDFLDFNLIKFESKKLKFDSILNTLETLPLFDENKIIIIDDLDTSKKGISTNSEFINKLHDYIDTISNYNNIIINSYLDKPFKGKFFKKIKKVGSLKQFKKLNYSELKNYIKEFFTQNSLDYNLNTIDYIIDKTAYLNKDFNKNLYNVNNELEKLKNIKVKINKEIIDDVFTNSFENNIFKLTDAISTKNISDSIRIYNELLINSNDPFRIFYMIVRLIRNILIIKESTRLNLTEQNISKNFSISNFEIKKLKAIINRWKYDTLKLGIHNSYKTEVLLKSTSVNPNYIVENYMINLLR; the protein is encoded by the coding sequence ATGAAAAAAAATATATACTTAATTTATGGTGAAGAAAAGTTTTTAATCGATAAATATAATGAAGAAATAATTAATAAAACTCTAATTAAGGATTTTTTAGATTTTAATTTAATTAAATTTGAATCTAAAAAATTGAAATTTGATTCTATTTTAAATACATTAGAAACTTTGCCACTTTTTGATGAAAATAAAATAATTATTATTGATGATTTAGACACAAGTAAAAAAGGTATTTCAACGAATTCTGAATTTATAAATAAGTTACATGACTATATTGATACTATTTCAAACTATAACAATATAATTATAAATTCTTATTTAGATAAACCATTTAAAGGAAAATTCTTTAAAAAAATAAAAAAGGTAGGAAGCTTAAAACAGTTTAAAAAACTAAATTATTCGGAGCTAAAAAATTATATAAAAGAATTTTTTACACAAAATTCCCTAGATTATAATTTGAATACCATTGACTATATAATTGATAAAACTGCATATTTAAATAAAGATTTTAATAAAAATTTATATAATGTTAATAATGAATTAGAGAAATTAAAAAATATTAAAGTAAAAATTAATAAGGAGATAATAGATGATGTTTTTACAAATTCCTTTGAAAATAATATTTTTAAATTAACAGATGCTATTTCTACAAAAAACATATCTGATTCAATAAGAATTTATAATGAATTACTTATTAATTCAAATGATCCTTTTAGGATTTTCTATATGATAGTTAGACTAATTAGAAATATTCTAATTATAAAGGAAAGTACAAGGCTAAATTTAACTGAACAAAATATTAGTAAAAATTTTTCTATTTCAAATTTTGAAATTAAAAAGCTTAAAGCTATTATAAATCGATGGAAATATGACACTTTAAAATTAGGAATCCATAATTCTTACAAAACCGAAGTACTATTAAAATCTACATCTGTTAACCCTAACTATATAGTAGAAAATTATATGATAAATTTATTAAGATAA
- a CDS encoding DNA internalization-related competence protein ComEC/Rec2: MRKYPSVIIAIILFIGIILNKIFNFPKNHLIIFLFLGTFLFLIKNKNINYLGLALILTTVTIFNFNNTLNKINPTLDGNYYTVSGDIKNLKKDDNKTTLIITNVALDSNIKIEDIIVYYNGENNKLSVGDKIKFIDQIYVPIENFNPGEFNYYNYLISNNIFYYSYTKDLQVIGRSSNILLTARDCFFTKVNKILSKLDSNSKDFLYSVFTGNNFLSEEYTNMYKNLGIMHILSVSGLHIVILQSLLMFCLNFIIINKNTKRILSLFLIFLYCLLIGFPISAIRAFIFLFIDFISSVSMRPKVQIKTISISAILILLINPWSIFDLGFQFSFLSVLGIAIIYPLLKNKNYANGSILNLFYITLAINILIIPLQLYYFKNFSIAFFLGNIIAIPILTIIINISVIYMLVNFLPLISTILKLIIDFLYNISTYCLLGINNLFEKFNNGIYLNLYNIISIYMIIVLILIMYKNYYYLKRNSKIILNILIKLIPIHIILLFYCTNFLTPLRFNMINIGQGDCFLLETKNYNILFDTGGSVFKEYDKSGNRLINFLKYKKIKNIDAIFISHFDEDHAGNIKLLLDNFGEIPVYGRNNGLDILKNKYEIDNVLYFELNNNEIIKFEDIEIQVISPNNQVGDENSKSLIFKMKINNNTILLTGDTIEEVEKNILDNNLKSDILKIPHHGSKTSSSTEFINTVNPRIALLSVGKNNIYNLPNDEVIKKYKENNVNIKRTDNDGIIITDFYKDGYKIYKYSEILKYNISNSVILIYTIYGLALVLILKNYYSRMTYEKKYILNLW; encoded by the coding sequence ATGAGAAAATATCCATCTGTTATTATAGCTATAATATTATTTATTGGAATAATTTTAAATAAAATTTTTAACTTCCCCAAAAATCATTTAATTATATTTTTATTTTTAGGGACTTTTTTATTTCTAATAAAAAATAAAAATATAAATTATTTAGGATTAGCCTTAATATTAACAACAGTTACAATATTTAACTTTAATAATACATTAAACAAAATAAATCCTACTTTAGATGGTAATTATTATACAGTCTCCGGTGATATAAAAAACTTGAAAAAAGATGATAATAAAACAACTCTTATTATTACAAATGTTGCCTTGGATTCCAATATAAAAATTGAAGATATAATTGTATATTATAATGGAGAAAACAACAAGCTATCCGTAGGAGATAAAATTAAATTTATAGATCAAATATATGTTCCAATTGAAAATTTTAACCCTGGTGAATTTAATTATTATAATTACTTAATATCTAATAATATTTTTTATTACTCATATACAAAGGACTTACAAGTAATTGGTCGAAGTAGCAATATATTACTTACAGCTAGAGATTGTTTTTTTACAAAAGTTAACAAAATTTTATCTAAATTAGATTCCAATAGTAAAGACTTCCTATATTCAGTTTTTACGGGAAATAATTTTCTGTCAGAAGAATATACTAATATGTACAAAAATTTAGGAATAATGCATATTTTGTCTGTTAGTGGCCTACATATAGTCATACTTCAGTCACTTTTAATGTTTTGTTTGAATTTTATTATTATTAATAAAAATACTAAAAGAATTTTATCATTATTTTTAATATTTTTATATTGTTTATTAATAGGATTTCCTATTTCAGCTATAAGAGCCTTCATATTCCTATTTATTGACTTTATATCTAGTGTATCTATGAGGCCTAAAGTTCAAATTAAAACAATTTCTATATCGGCAATATTAATATTACTTATTAATCCTTGGAGTATATTTGATTTAGGATTTCAGTTTTCATTTTTATCAGTTTTAGGAATTGCAATAATATATCCTTTGTTAAAAAATAAAAATTATGCTAATGGAAGTATTCTAAATCTTTTTTATATAACCTTAGCTATTAATATATTAATAATACCATTACAATTATATTACTTTAAAAACTTTTCTATAGCTTTTTTCCTTGGAAATATTATAGCTATACCGATTTTAACAATCATAATTAATATATCTGTTATATATATGCTTGTTAACTTTTTACCCTTGATAAGTACAATTTTAAAATTAATAATAGATTTTTTATATAATATTTCAACCTATTGTTTACTAGGAATAAATAATCTTTTCGAAAAATTTAATAATGGTATATATTTAAATCTGTACAATATTATTTCAATATATATGATTATTGTTTTAATATTAATTATGTATAAAAATTATTATTATTTGAAAAGAAATAGTAAAATAATCCTAAATATTTTAATAAAACTTATTCCCATTCATATAATTTTATTATTTTATTGTACAAATTTTCTAACTCCCTTAAGATTTAATATGATCAATATAGGGCAAGGTGATTGTTTTTTACTTGAAACAAAAAATTATAATATATTATTTGATACTGGCGGCTCTGTTTTTAAAGAATATGACAAATCAGGTAATAGATTAATAAATTTTTTAAAATATAAAAAAATCAAAAATATTGATGCTATTTTCATATCCCATTTTGATGAAGATCATGCAGGAAATATTAAACTTTTATTAGATAATTTTGGTGAAATACCTGTCTATGGAAGAAATAATGGTTTAGATATTTTAAAAAACAAATATGAAATTGATAATGTTTTATACTTTGAATTAAATAATAATGAAATCATTAAATTTGAAGATATTGAAATACAAGTAATTAGCCCTAATAATCAAGTAGGAGATGAAAATAGTAAATCCTTAATATTTAAAATGAAAATTAATAATAATACAATTCTCCTCACTGGTGATACAATAGAGGAAGTGGAGAAAAATATACTTGATAACAATTTAAAAAGTGATATATTAAAAATTCCACATCATGGTTCAAAAACAAGCTCTAGTACAGAGTTTATAAATACTGTAAACCCAAGAATAGCACTATTGTCTGTTGGGAAAAACAACATATACAATTTACCAAATGATGAGGTCATAAAAAAATACAAAGAAAACAATGTAAATATAAAAAGAACCGATAATGATGGAATTATAATAACAGATTTTTATAAGGATGGTTATAAAATTTACAAATATAGTGAGATTTTAAAATACAATATTTCAAATTCTGTTATTTTAATATACACTATATATGGACTAGCCTTAGTTTTAATTTTAAAAAATTATTATAGTAGGATGACATATGAAAAAAAATATATACTTAATTTATGGTGA
- the eno gene encoding phosphopyruvate hydratase, protein MSTIIDVYAREVLDSRGNPTVEVEVTTDSGAVGLALVPSGASTGAHEAVELRDGDKSRYLGKGVTKAVDNVNDIIADEIVGWSVFDQIGIDKAMIALDGTSNKGKLGANAILGVSMAVAKAAADDLGMQLYEYIGGVNSKTLPVPMMNILNGGEHADNNVDIQEFMVMPVGAPNFKEGLRMGAEIFHSLKSVLKEKGLNTAVGDEGGFAPNLSSNEEALETIVTAIKNAGYEPGKDIFLALDVASSEMFVDGKYNFKGEGIVRTTDELIDYYKGLVEKFPIISIEDGLAEDDWDGWKKLTEVLGEKVQLVGDDLFVTNVERLEKGINLGIANSILIKLNQIGTITETLDAIELAKRNGYTAVISHRSGETEDTTIADLAVATNAGQIKTGSASRTDRIAKYNQLLRIEDYLDDNSKYDGLKTFYNLKK, encoded by the coding sequence ATGAGTACAATTATAGACGTGTATGCAAGAGAAGTATTAGATTCAAGAGGTAATCCAACTGTTGAAGTTGAGGTTACTACAGACTCAGGTGCTGTAGGACTTGCTTTGGTTCCTTCAGGAGCATCTACAGGAGCACATGAAGCAGTTGAATTAAGAGATGGAGATAAGAGTAGATATTTAGGAAAAGGTGTTACAAAAGCTGTTGATAATGTAAATGACATTATCGCTGATGAAATAGTTGGCTGGTCTGTATTTGATCAAATTGGTATTGATAAAGCAATGATAGCTTTAGACGGAACAAGCAATAAAGGAAAATTAGGAGCTAATGCTATACTTGGAGTATCTATGGCTGTTGCTAAAGCTGCTGCTGACGATTTAGGAATGCAATTATATGAGTACATAGGTGGGGTTAACTCTAAAACACTACCTGTACCTATGATGAACATTTTAAATGGTGGAGAACATGCAGATAATAATGTAGATATTCAAGAATTTATGGTTATGCCTGTAGGTGCACCTAACTTTAAAGAAGGTTTAAGAATGGGAGCAGAAATCTTCCATAGTCTAAAATCAGTGCTAAAGGAAAAAGGATTAAATACTGCAGTAGGTGACGAAGGTGGTTTTGCACCTAATTTAAGTTCTAACGAAGAAGCCTTAGAAACTATAGTAACAGCAATAAAAAATGCAGGATATGAACCTGGTAAAGATATCTTTTTAGCTTTGGATGTTGCTTCATCTGAAATGTTTGTAGATGGAAAATACAACTTTAAAGGAGAAGGAATAGTAAGAACTACTGATGAATTAATTGACTATTATAAAGGATTAGTTGAAAAATTCCCTATTATATCCATTGAAGATGGTTTAGCAGAAGATGATTGGGATGGATGGAAAAAACTTACAGAAGTTTTAGGTGAAAAAGTTCAATTAGTTGGAGATGACCTTTTTGTAACTAATGTTGAAAGATTAGAAAAGGGTATTAATTTAGGAATTGCTAACTCTATACTAATTAAACTTAATCAAATCGGTACAATTACTGAAACCTTAGATGCTATTGAATTAGCTAAAAGAAATGGATATACTGCAGTAATTTCTCATAGATCCGGTGAAACAGAAGATACAACTATTGCAGACTTAGCAGTTGCTACAAATGCCGGCCAAATCAAAACAGGTTCCGCATCTAGAACTGATAGAATTGCTAAATATAACCAACTATTAAGAATAGAAGATTATTTAGATGATAATTCAAAATATGATGGATTAAAAACTTTCTATAACTTAAAAAAATAA
- the tpiA gene encoding triose-phosphate isomerase, which produces MRKPIIAGNWKMNNTVTETLTLLKEITSLDLDKEVEKVVVVPFTSAYSAVDLLKDSDIKVGCQNMYYEESGAYTGEISPLMLNDLGIEYVIIGHSERREIFGEDDNLINNKVISALKHNINPILCCGETLEERENNKQEEKVRNQLINDLKDVSAEDITKVVIAYEPIWAIGTGKTASSNDAEEMCKFIRNLLKELYNEELAEKVRIQYGGSVKPNNVSEIMEKENIDGALVGGASLKADNYAALVNFRR; this is translated from the coding sequence ATGCGTAAACCAATAATTGCAGGTAATTGGAAAATGAATAATACAGTTACCGAAACTTTAACCTTATTAAAAGAAATTACTTCATTGGATTTAGACAAAGAAGTTGAAAAAGTAGTAGTAGTTCCATTTACAAGTGCATATTCTGCTGTTGATCTTTTAAAGGATTCTGATATAAAAGTTGGATGTCAAAATATGTACTATGAAGAATCTGGTGCATATACCGGTGAAATATCACCTTTAATGCTTAACGATTTAGGAATTGAATATGTAATAATAGGTCATTCTGAAAGAAGAGAAATTTTCGGTGAAGATGATAATTTAATTAACAATAAAGTTATTTCCGCTTTAAAACATAATATTAACCCAATTTTATGTTGTGGAGAAACTTTAGAAGAAAGAGAAAATAACAAGCAAGAAGAAAAAGTAAGAAATCAATTAATCAATGATTTAAAGGATGTTTCAGCTGAGGATATTACAAAAGTAGTAATAGCATACGAACCTATTTGGGCAATAGGTACAGGAAAAACCGCTTCTAGTAATGATGCTGAAGAAATGTGCAAATTTATTAGAAATTTATTAAAAGAATTATATAACGAAGAGTTAGCAGAAAAAGTTAGAATTCAATATGGCGGATCTGTTAAGCCTAATAATGTTTCTGAAATAATGGAAAAAGAAAATATTGATGGTGCATTAGTGGGTGGTGCCAGTTTAAAAGCTGACAATTATGCAGCGTTAGTAAACTTTAGAAGGTAA
- a CDS encoding phosphoglycerate kinase yields the protein MLNKKSVKDLNVKGKKVLVRVDFNVPMSKTEEGVITDDARIVAAIPTIQYLIDNQAKVILMSHLGRPKGEPKKEFSLAPVAKRLSELINTEVKFLDSDTVVDDNVIEEVNNLKDGEVALLQNTRYRNEETKNGEKFAKELASLGDLYVNDAFGTSHRAHASNVGVSSLLPSAVGFLVEKELDIMGKALDNPERPFIAILGGAKVSDKIGVIENLLNKVDSIIIGGGMAFTFLKAEGKNVGKSLLEEDKIDLAKELMDKATEKGVKLFLPTDVVAAKEMTDSAKSEIISVDNFSDDVAGFDIGPKTIEEFSEEIGKAKTVVWNGPMGVFEVEQFSKGTFAIAKSLADSNAITIIGGGDSASAIEKAGYKEKVTHVSTGGGASLEFLEGKELPGVAAINDK from the coding sequence ATGTTAAATAAAAAATCAGTTAAAGATTTAAATGTAAAGGGAAAAAAAGTTTTAGTAAGAGTAGATTTTAATGTGCCTATGTCTAAAACTGAAGAAGGTGTTATTACTGATGATGCAAGAATTGTTGCAGCAATACCTACAATACAATATTTAATAGATAATCAAGCAAAAGTAATTCTTATGTCTCATTTAGGTAGACCTAAAGGAGAGCCTAAAAAAGAATTTTCTTTAGCTCCTGTAGCAAAAAGATTATCTGAATTAATCAATACAGAAGTAAAGTTTTTAGATTCTGATACAGTAGTTGATGATAATGTAATAGAAGAAGTTAATAATTTAAAAGATGGGGAAGTAGCCTTACTACAAAATACCAGATATCGTAATGAAGAAACAAAAAATGGTGAGAAATTTGCAAAAGAATTAGCAAGCCTAGGCGATTTATATGTAAATGATGCCTTTGGAACTTCTCATAGAGCCCATGCTTCTAATGTTGGTGTTTCTTCTTTACTACCTTCTGCTGTAGGATTTTTAGTTGAAAAAGAATTAGATATAATGGGAAAAGCTTTAGATAATCCGGAAAGACCTTTTATAGCTATACTTGGTGGTGCTAAAGTAAGCGATAAAATCGGTGTTATTGAAAATCTTTTAAATAAAGTAGATTCTATTATTATTGGTGGAGGTATGGCCTTTACTTTCTTAAAAGCGGAAGGTAAAAATGTAGGTAAATCTCTACTGGAAGAAGATAAAATAGACTTAGCAAAAGAATTAATGGATAAGGCTACTGAAAAAGGAGTTAAGTTATTTTTACCAACTGATGTTGTTGCTGCAAAAGAAATGACAGATAGTGCAAAGTCTGAAATTATTTCAGTTGACAATTTTTCAGATGATGTAGCAGGATTTGATATTGGTCCTAAGACTATTGAAGAATTTTCTGAAGAAATAGGAAAAGCAAAAACAGTTGTTTGGAATGGACCAATGGGAGTTTTTGAAGTTGAACAATTTAGCAAAGGTACTTTTGCAATTGCTAAATCATTAGCAGATTCAAATGCTATAACTATTATTGGTGGAGGAGATTCCGCTTCTGCAATTGAAAAAGCAGGCTATAAAGAAAAAGTTACTCATGTTTCAACTGGAGGAGGAGCTTCTTTAGAATTTTTAGAAGGAAAAGAACTTCCAGGTGTTGCAGCTATAAATGATAAATAG